The following proteins are encoded in a genomic region of Haloarcula salinisoli:
- a CDS encoding IMP cyclohydrolase, with product MYVGRFVVVGPTTGAYRVSSRSFPNRQAVRRDDTVTVEPTPDAPETDNPYISYNGVRLTDRGAVVGNGSHVDPIAEKLELGYPARDALAQVLLSLDFEKDDYDTPRIAGIVGVDAADPTTAADGPGAVIGTVRRDALLVEEVTEPTLVATYEKDSPTAFDLAAESAESAAREVYDHEFEHAVCSAGVAGEAGDFDLSVYNGA from the coding sequence ATGTACGTCGGACGCTTCGTCGTCGTCGGCCCCACAACCGGCGCCTACCGTGTCTCCTCGCGCTCGTTCCCGAACCGCCAGGCGGTGCGACGAGACGACACTGTCACCGTCGAACCGACCCCGGACGCCCCGGAGACGGACAACCCCTACATCTCCTACAACGGAGTCCGGCTCACCGACCGCGGCGCCGTGGTCGGCAACGGCTCCCACGTCGACCCCATCGCGGAGAAGCTGGAACTGGGCTATCCCGCACGGGACGCACTCGCGCAGGTGCTGCTCTCGCTTGACTTCGAGAAGGACGACTACGACACGCCCCGCATCGCGGGTATCGTCGGCGTCGACGCGGCGGACCCGACGACTGCCGCCGACGGGCCGGGTGCGGTCATCGGTACCGTCCGCCGGGACGCCCTGCTGGTCGAGGAGGTCACCGAGCCGACGCTGGTGGCGACCTACGAGAAAGACAGCCCCACGGCCTTCGACCTCGCGGCCGAGAGCGCCGAGTCGGCCGCCCGTGAGGTGTACGACCACGAGTTCGAGCACGCCGTCTGTTCGGCCGGTGTCGCGGGCGAGGCAGGCGATTTCGACCTCTCGGTATACAACGGAGCGTAA
- a CDS encoding YndJ family protein, with the protein MSTHTREGATAADAVPTVSGVAVPDASALFGAVVWTATVLAGRLGTLPRALALAPLVLVPLGVGMAAHRPFPGRAGQFLRAAVWLQPVGALGFTASLALDVQDITAAALAAPWLLVTGLLGLAALVRTLDRGGLALPETAIDTGLAYVSVGAVALLLYHLDITFYFGSTIILLTAVHFHYAGFVLPVVTGLTGRSGHLDSRLWRSLVGVILAGPAIIAVGISFSPLVEVVAVGGFTLAVALFGWYVLARIAPTRPRGQAILLGASAVALPVSMALALGYGVATFSGLDLGLDIATMVALHGSLNAFVFALGGLVGWRLDVPE; encoded by the coding sequence ATGAGCACCCACACGCGAGAGGGCGCTACTGCGGCAGACGCCGTCCCCACCGTCAGCGGCGTCGCCGTCCCCGACGCGAGCGCCCTCTTCGGCGCGGTCGTCTGGACGGCCACAGTGCTTGCGGGACGGCTCGGGACCCTCCCGCGAGCGCTCGCACTCGCACCGCTGGTGCTGGTCCCGCTGGGCGTGGGGATGGCCGCCCACCGCCCGTTTCCGGGCCGCGCCGGTCAGTTTCTCCGCGCTGCGGTGTGGCTTCAACCCGTCGGCGCCCTCGGGTTCACGGCGTCGCTCGCGCTCGACGTGCAGGACATCACGGCCGCCGCACTCGCTGCGCCGTGGCTCCTCGTTACTGGCCTGCTGGGACTGGCCGCACTCGTTCGCACCCTCGACCGTGGTGGACTCGCCCTCCCGGAGACTGCTATCGACACCGGGCTTGCGTACGTCTCCGTCGGCGCCGTCGCCCTGCTGCTCTATCACCTGGATATCACCTTCTACTTTGGTTCGACCATCATCCTCCTGACGGCGGTGCACTTCCACTACGCCGGCTTCGTCCTCCCTGTCGTTACCGGTCTCACCGGCCGCAGCGGCCACCTGGACTCCCGGCTGTGGCGCTCGCTCGTCGGCGTCATCCTGGCCGGCCCGGCTATCATCGCCGTGGGCATCTCCTTCTCGCCGCTGGTCGAGGTGGTCGCAGTCGGCGGCTTTACCCTCGCTGTCGCGCTGTTTGGCTGGTACGTCCTCGCCCGTATCGCACCGACTCGGCCACGGGGTCAGGCTATCTTGCTGGGTGCGTCGGCGGTCGCGCTGCCGGTGTCGATGGCGCTGGCGCTTGGCTACGGCGTCGCGACCTTCTCCGGGCTCGACCTCGGGCTGGACATCGCGACGATGGTCGCGTTGCACGGCTCACTCAACGCCTTCGTCTTCGCGCTGGGCGGGCTGGTCGGATGGCGCCTCGATGTTCCCGAGTAA
- a CDS encoding PQQ-binding-like beta-propeller repeat protein encodes MPSHWSRRTLLASLSTAALAGCVGDDPTRSATPTGQSSSAPTTPQGTPDPPDSLDSAWPVPGAESGRSNYAAGVAGPTEPVAELWTTELNGSLTDPVVASETLYVGAGEVLHALNARTGDERWTRSLSGTTETPWVVGESVYVPTSEAVVALATDDGAEQWQADLPSKADGGFFATDHGVYALTEGDEPAAVALDHSDGGERWRTPLTRGPSTAHLFASDDSVFVSSGGSGSTPWRLTADTGDIVGEKPGIATDSPNPRFYRDETVFSRDFLPAAVDARPAPGTDSGSQWREHIWVTGLGPLSAGADHLYCVAPGDSVEPRGDGPDDSPGLYALGLTDGSRAWSTTDIDAATAGRPVVTDAAVIVPTADTLHCFDPADGTQRWTVPGDDIDETVIVVEDLVYATDGETVRAFRPP; translated from the coding sequence ATGCCCTCTCACTGGTCCCGACGTACCCTCCTGGCGTCGCTCAGCACAGCAGCGCTTGCGGGCTGTGTCGGCGACGACCCCACCCGGTCCGCGACTCCGACTGGCCAATCGTCGAGTGCCCCAACCACCCCACAGGGCACGCCCGACCCGCCCGACTCACTCGACTCGGCGTGGCCGGTGCCGGGCGCCGAATCCGGCCGGAGTAACTACGCTGCCGGGGTAGCCGGCCCCACCGAGCCGGTGGCCGAACTCTGGACGACCGAGCTAAACGGCTCGCTGACCGACCCGGTCGTCGCCAGCGAGACGCTGTACGTCGGCGCGGGCGAGGTACTTCACGCACTGAACGCTCGCACCGGCGACGAGCGGTGGACGCGGTCGCTCTCCGGCACGACCGAGACGCCGTGGGTCGTCGGCGAGTCGGTGTACGTCCCGACCAGCGAGGCGGTCGTCGCGCTGGCGACCGACGACGGGGCCGAACAGTGGCAGGCAGACCTGCCGTCGAAGGCAGATGGCGGGTTCTTCGCGACCGACCACGGCGTCTACGCGCTGACCGAGGGCGATGAACCAGCCGCCGTCGCCCTGGACCACTCGGACGGCGGCGAACGGTGGCGGACACCGCTCACTCGCGGCCCGTCGACGGCGCACCTGTTTGCGAGTGACGACTCGGTCTTCGTCTCCAGCGGCGGGAGTGGGTCGACGCCCTGGAGACTCACAGCCGACACCGGCGACATCGTCGGCGAGAAACCGGGCATCGCCACTGACTCCCCCAACCCCCGGTTCTACCGGGACGAGACCGTCTTCAGCCGGGACTTCCTTCCCGCCGCGGTCGACGCCCGACCTGCCCCTGGGACCGACAGCGGCTCCCAGTGGCGCGAACACATCTGGGTAACGGGCCTCGGCCCGCTGAGTGCCGGAGCCGACCACCTGTACTGCGTCGCGCCGGGCGACAGCGTCGAGCCCAGGGGCGACGGACCGGACGACAGTCCCGGCCTGTACGCGCTGGGGCTCACTGACGGCTCGCGGGCGTGGTCGACCACTGATATCGACGCCGCGACTGCCGGGCGTCCCGTCGTAACCGACGCGGCCGTTATCGTTCCGACGGCCGACACCCTCCACTGCTTCGACCCAGCCGACGGCACCCAGCGGTGGACGGTGCCGGGCGACGACATCGACGAGACGGTCATCGTGGTCGAGGACCTCGTCTACGCGACGGACGGCGAGACGGTGAGGGCGTTCCGACCGCCATAG
- a CDS encoding aspartate kinase: MRVIAKFGGTSLGSGDRINRAADSIAAAVQQGHEVGVVASAMGNTTDELLEGIEYDAADEDRAEIVSMGERISVRMLKGALNARGIEAVFLEPGSEDWPIITDEYGEVDVEETKKRAHALAGQMKDVVPVITGFLAEDHEGNITTLGRGGSDTTAVMLGNYMDADEVVIVTDVEGVMTGDPRVVEGARNVGEISVDELRSLSFRGAEVVAPSALSYKTANLGVRVAHYQHGDLLTGGTSIEGQFQNLIDLHEGPVACVTVAGRAIRNSPGILADLASAIGDAGINIDANSSGMDSLTFYVAEDDADEVEALLHDRIVDDDTLSSVTVEDGIAVIRVTGGDPSEHALPYRVIEPLADAHIDIYDVVTSATSVSVFVPWDDREQALELVQGVF, encoded by the coding sequence ATGCGCGTAATCGCGAAGTTCGGCGGGACGAGTCTGGGCAGCGGTGACCGCATCAACCGGGCCGCCGACTCCATCGCGGCCGCGGTCCAGCAGGGCCACGAGGTCGGCGTCGTCGCCTCGGCGATGGGTAACACGACCGACGAGCTGCTCGAAGGCATCGAGTACGACGCCGCCGACGAGGACCGCGCCGAAATCGTCTCTATGGGCGAGCGCATCTCCGTCCGGATGCTGAAAGGCGCGCTCAACGCCCGCGGCATCGAGGCCGTCTTCCTCGAACCCGGCAGCGAGGACTGGCCCATCATCACCGACGAGTACGGCGAGGTCGACGTCGAGGAGACGAAAAAGCGCGCACACGCCCTGGCCGGCCAGATGAAAGACGTCGTCCCGGTCATCACCGGCTTCCTGGCCGAGGACCACGAGGGCAACATCACGACCCTGGGCCGCGGTGGCTCCGACACCACAGCCGTCATGCTGGGCAACTACATGGACGCTGACGAGGTCGTCATCGTCACCGACGTCGAAGGCGTCATGACCGGCGACCCCCGCGTCGTCGAGGGCGCCCGCAACGTCGGGGAAATCAGCGTCGACGAACTCCGCTCGCTGTCGTTCCGCGGCGCCGAAGTGGTGGCCCCCTCCGCGCTCTCGTATAAAACTGCGAACCTCGGTGTCCGGGTCGCCCACTACCAGCACGGCGACCTGCTGACTGGTGGCACCTCCATCGAGGGGCAGTTCCAGAACCTCATCGACCTCCACGAGGGACCGGTGGCCTGTGTCACCGTCGCCGGCCGCGCCATCCGCAACAGCCCCGGCATCCTCGCGGACCTCGCCTCTGCCATCGGCGACGCCGGCATCAACATCGACGCCAACTCCTCGGGCATGGACTCGCTGACGTTCTACGTCGCCGAGGACGACGCCGACGAGGTCGAGGCACTGCTGCACGACCGTATCGTCGACGACGACACGCTCTCCTCGGTCACGGTCGAGGACGGCATCGCCGTCATCCGCGTCACCGGCGGCGACCCCAGCGAGCACGCCCTGCCCTATCGGGTCATCGAACCGCTCGCCGACGCCCACATCGACATCTACGACGTGGTCACCTCCGCGACCTCCGTCTCCGTGTTCGTCCCCTGGGACGACCGCGAGCAGGCCCTGGAACTGGTTCAGGGCGTCTTCTGA
- a CDS encoding DUF4166 domain-containing protein, which yields MTGVYERALGEAAEDLHPKVRERYSLGPEDGVTVGRGRMDISRGVHTLPALYAMTSRDMLFPEAGHDVRFAVTTVGYELGGHEAMTTRRVFNFDGTRRRFDSVTVWDERNERLLDYLGRGGLIATELHPRVEDGALVVEAGRQWLHWRGRYVALPDAMAAGVEVRDRYDEAGERYHVLATVENPLAGHILSYRGTFTQADEDRGDHDVETLKPMQGLRKLPPA from the coding sequence ATGACGGGCGTCTACGAGCGCGCGCTCGGCGAGGCGGCCGAGGACCTCCACCCGAAGGTCCGGGAACGCTACAGTCTCGGCCCCGAGGACGGCGTCACGGTCGGGCGCGGGCGGATGGACATCTCCCGTGGCGTCCACACGCTCCCCGCGCTGTACGCGATGACGAGCCGGGATATGCTCTTTCCCGAGGCCGGCCACGACGTCCGCTTTGCCGTGACGACCGTCGGCTACGAACTCGGCGGTCACGAGGCGATGACGACCCGCCGGGTGTTCAATTTCGACGGCACCCGCCGCCGTTTCGACTCCGTGACGGTGTGGGACGAGCGCAACGAGCGCTTGCTGGACTACCTCGGCAGGGGCGGGCTCATCGCCACCGAACTCCACCCCCGCGTCGAGGACGGCGCACTGGTCGTCGAGGCAGGCCGGCAGTGGCTCCACTGGCGGGGCCGCTACGTCGCCCTGCCCGACGCGATGGCAGCCGGCGTCGAGGTCCGTGACCGCTACGACGAGGCCGGCGAGCGCTACCACGTACTGGCGACCGTCGAGAACCCGCTTGCGGGGCACATCCTCAGCTATCGGGGCACGTTCACGCAGGCCGACGAGGACCGCGGCGACCACGACGTGGAGACGCTCAAGCCGATGCAGGGACTTCGAAAGCTCCCACCCGCATGA
- a CDS encoding DMT family transporter codes for MNPYALLLAAILSELVGTTALKLSDGFSKPLPSLAVVVGYGLAFYLLSLTLEELPVGPVYATWAALGIVGVTAVGVVAFGERLDGAAIVGLAFILAGVYCLNVVSDMSVH; via the coding sequence ATGAACCCCTACGCCCTCCTCCTCGCCGCGATACTGTCGGAACTGGTCGGGACGACCGCCCTGAAGCTCTCCGATGGCTTCTCGAAACCGCTGCCGAGCCTCGCCGTCGTCGTCGGCTACGGGCTGGCGTTCTACCTCCTCTCGCTGACGCTGGAGGAACTCCCCGTCGGCCCCGTCTACGCGACCTGGGCCGCGCTGGGCATCGTCGGTGTGACCGCCGTCGGCGTCGTCGCCTTCGGCGAACGACTCGACGGGGCGGCCATCGTCGGACTCGCGTTCATCCTCGCCGGCGTCTACTGTCTCAACGTCGTCTCGGATATGTCCGTACACTGA
- a CDS encoding metallophosphoesterase family protein, which translates to MKVGVISDIHGNRVALREVLAEMPDVDHLVCAGDVVGYNPWHADCVDAVRGEPAALPEGPWPTVPIPTVMGNHDRAVAGETPFTFNGMAQAGVEHAREQLDDEQLSWLADLTPERHLFDDRVKMVHGHPEDPDHYTYPDEFGPELLEEEELLIMGHTHHQHHEVYDEGIVCNPGSVGQPRDGNYRAAFAVVDLDERTVHEHRVAYDTTVVIDAVEEAGLPREIGFRLTQGR; encoded by the coding sequence ATGAAGGTTGGCGTTATCTCCGATATCCACGGCAACCGTGTCGCCCTCCGGGAGGTACTCGCCGAGATGCCCGATGTCGACCATCTCGTCTGTGCCGGCGACGTCGTCGGCTACAACCCGTGGCACGCCGACTGCGTCGACGCGGTCCGGGGCGAGCCAGCCGCCCTCCCCGAGGGCCCCTGGCCGACCGTCCCCATCCCGACGGTGATGGGCAACCACGACCGTGCGGTGGCCGGCGAAACCCCCTTCACGTTCAACGGGATGGCACAGGCCGGCGTCGAACACGCCAGAGAGCAACTCGACGACGAGCAGCTGTCCTGGCTCGCGGACCTCACCCCGGAGCGCCATCTGTTCGACGACCGCGTGAAGATGGTCCACGGCCACCCCGAGGACCCCGACCACTACACCTACCCCGACGAGTTCGGCCCGGAGTTGCTCGAGGAGGAGGAACTGCTCATCATGGGCCACACCCACCACCAGCACCACGAGGTGTACGACGAGGGCATCGTCTGTAACCCCGGCAGCGTGGGCCAGCCCCGGGACGGCAACTATCGGGCGGCCTTCGCCGTCGTCGACCTCGACGAACGGACCGTCCACGAACACCGCGTCGCCTACGACACGACGGTCGTCATCGACGCCGTCGAGGAGGCCGGGCTCCCGCGGGAAATCGGCTTCCGGCTGACACAGGGTCGGTAG
- a CDS encoding histidine kinase N-terminal 7TM domain-containing protein, translating to MAYQITPILLANALVFVLVVALGVYGALQYHHRGHKSELLAFVVLMGAIAVWELGSVFAGVTTTTELKMLGVNMGNALGVLPMTYAFLWFALAYTDTEGWVNRWTVGYVGFLTMTVCAILLLDPSFMFDGTLVTRGPVTVFGVMFDEWVALDRTLRTPFHLFQLHAYVVLFAGSAVLARYLVRNRSDLSNGQAAALAVAVGTPTLVNSLLFAGLLPPELNLTEMAMGVTGVGFAVAIFRYRLLGLAPVGRQQLVNSMDDPVVMLDDAGRVVDCNPAARSLVDAPAEWRGMAGADFFSPFPEQVERFRDTTDAEAEISTTTGGEERTFHLNISPIHTDAGERAGQLIVARDITVQNERRRQLERQNERLDQFADVVSHDLRNPLTVASGRLELLREDPSEDHIDAIEDTVERMETMVEDLRTIATAGQTVEETGPVPLAQSAREAWGYAQTGDCTVDVAVDDAVTVQADRDRLLHIFENVYRNAADHNDDAVAVRVGLLSGSPATDGGHRTGFFIEDDGDGIPAADRDAVFEQGYTTAGDGTGVGLAIARDMAENHGWDIRVTDGEDGGARFELTGVELRE from the coding sequence ATGGCGTACCAGATAACCCCGATATTGCTGGCCAACGCCCTCGTCTTCGTTCTCGTCGTGGCACTGGGGGTCTACGGTGCGCTGCAGTACCACCATCGCGGCCACAAATCGGAACTGCTTGCCTTCGTCGTCCTGATGGGTGCCATCGCGGTCTGGGAACTGGGCTCCGTCTTCGCCGGCGTGACCACGACGACCGAGCTGAAGATGCTGGGTGTCAACATGGGCAACGCGCTGGGGGTGTTGCCGATGACCTATGCCTTCCTGTGGTTTGCGCTGGCCTACACCGACACCGAGGGGTGGGTGAACCGGTGGACCGTCGGCTACGTGGGGTTCCTGACGATGACCGTTTGTGCCATCCTCCTCCTCGACCCGTCGTTCATGTTCGACGGGACTCTTGTCACCCGTGGCCCGGTGACGGTGTTCGGGGTCATGTTCGACGAGTGGGTGGCTCTGGACCGGACGCTCCGGACGCCGTTCCACCTGTTCCAGCTCCACGCGTACGTGGTCCTGTTTGCCGGAAGTGCGGTGCTGGCCCGGTATCTCGTCCGTAATCGTAGCGACCTCTCGAACGGCCAGGCGGCCGCCCTCGCGGTTGCCGTCGGGACGCCAACACTGGTCAACAGCCTGCTGTTTGCCGGGCTGCTCCCGCCGGAACTGAACCTCACCGAGATGGCGATGGGCGTGACCGGCGTCGGCTTTGCCGTCGCCATCTTCCGGTATCGGTTGCTGGGACTCGCGCCCGTCGGCCGACAGCAGCTCGTGAACTCGATGGACGACCCAGTGGTCATGCTCGACGATGCGGGGCGGGTCGTCGACTGCAACCCCGCGGCCCGCTCGCTGGTCGACGCGCCGGCGGAGTGGCGCGGCATGGCCGGTGCGGACTTTTTCAGCCCCTTCCCCGAGCAGGTAGAGCGGTTCCGCGACACTACGGACGCCGAAGCGGAGATATCGACTACCACGGGGGGCGAGGAGCGGACCTTCCACCTGAACATCTCGCCGATTCACACGGATGCCGGGGAGCGGGCGGGCCAGCTCATCGTCGCCCGAGATATCACCGTCCAGAACGAGCGACGGCGACAGCTCGAACGACAGAACGAACGGTTAGACCAGTTCGCCGACGTCGTCTCCCACGATCTGCGCAACCCCCTGACCGTCGCCAGCGGGCGCCTCGAACTCCTGCGCGAGGACCCCAGCGAGGACCACATCGACGCCATCGAGGATACGGTCGAGCGCATGGAGACGATGGTCGAGGACCTCCGGACGATAGCGACGGCCGGCCAGACCGTCGAGGAGACCGGGCCGGTCCCCCTCGCCCAGAGCGCGCGTGAGGCCTGGGGATACGCACAGACGGGCGACTGTACCGTCGACGTCGCCGTCGACGACGCCGTCACCGTTCAGGCCGACCGCGACCGGCTGTTGCATATCTTCGAGAACGTGTATCGGAACGCGGCCGACCACAACGACGACGCGGTGGCCGTCCGCGTCGGCCTGCTTTCCGGGTCGCCGGCCACCGACGGCGGCCACCGGACCGGCTTCTTCATCGAGGACGACGGCGACGGTATCCCGGCGGCCGACCGCGACGCCGTCTTCGAACAGGGGTACACCACCGCCGGCGACGGCACTGGCGTCGGCCTCGCCATCGCCCGGGACATGGCCGAGAACCACGGGTGGGATATCCGGGTGACCGATGGCGAGGACGGCGGCGCACGCTTCGAGCTAACGGGCGTCGAGTTGCGGGAGTAA